From Penicillium digitatum chromosome 5, complete sequence, one genomic window encodes:
- a CDS encoding Fungal transcriptional regulatory protein, N-terminal codes for MKDFVTFWLATGANLALAEPFTEKCTENMTYLFTSFSQDDNWHLAYAQRLTQNSREPLQFSSTSDMETFSAQFLDQKFRWESLGIFLSAVSRAAIDISFFPPLFKTEKDQFTLRKLSTKLSDLALDIALSLDCLNDLQLVLQYENFIVHTHVDGDQSYHSWTRLGDVVSSMFALGYHENVEKTKPPIPAFLSELRKTAWATTYSADKNVAIFLGRPPRMSKRFCHFQVPLTPTSSDQAWDTSHVEDEVVRWNKETPICYRSSIRWATLCSALKEDVLELLRSKQRENFNRKASIIRQKAETQWANLPPRFRLSGTLKECTGDAFERDLLASIRLDQLHVLFLLQLAFLDTLTAPDLSMLDISDQMLSLVVDAILLRDQLVNSGTGLVWKIAHFGLPAAGIILLSMLKQHRTLTEGRSSWSKTILNLGIFVAQVQVGSIVRRGDPNYALISKATQTIERFLDSIHREGMQSPTQLTSHPGETGDWAAFFTQDLCDFETDFWENLAYHPSLLASDPSLPQIS; via the exons ATGAAGGATTTTGTTACTTTTTGGCTGGCAACAGGAGCCAATCTAGCCCTGGCAGAGCCTTTTACCGAGAAGTGTACTGAAAACATGACGTACCTGTTCACATCTTTCTCACAAGATGATAACTGGCATTTGGCCTATGCCCAACGTTTAACCCAAAATTCCCGAGAACCTTTGCAGTTTAGCAGCACATCTGATATGGAAACTTTTTCTGCCCAGTTCCTCGATCAGAAATTCCGATGGGAAAGTCTAGGTATATTCCTCTCTGCTGTGAGCCGAGCAGCGATCGATATATCATTCTTCCCGCCATTGTTCAAGACTGAAAAAGATCAGTTCACTCTTCGGAAGCTATCTACAAAACTAAGTGATCTTGCGTTAGACATTGCGCTGTCGCTGGATTGCTTAAACGACCTACAACTTGTTTTACAATATGAAAACTTTATAGTCCACACTCATGTTGATGGGGACCAAA GCTACCATTCGTGGACCAGACTTGGAGATGTTGTGTCGTCCATGTTTGCACTTGGCTACCATGAGAACGTCGAAaagaccaagccaccaatcCCGGCTTTTCTTTCGGAATTACGAAAGACAGCTTGGGCCACCACATACTCGGCGGACAAGAATGTGGCTATATTCCTTGGTCGCCCACCTCGGATGAGCAAGCGGTTCTGCCACTTTCAAGTACCTCTGACCCCGACAAGCTCAGATCAGGCTTGGGACACCTCACACGTTGAGGACGAGGTTGTCAGATGGAACAAAGAGACACCAATCTGTTATAGATCAAGTATTCGGTGGGCGACTCTTTGCTCCGCCCTGAAAGAAGATGTCCTTGAACTGCTCCGATCGAAGCAGCGCGAGAATTTCAATCGGAAAGCTAG CATCATCCGGCAAAAAGCTGAAACTCAATGGGCAAACCTACCTCCTCGATTCCGACTTTCGGGAACTTTGAAAGAATGCACTGGGGATGCGTTCGAACGCGACCTTCTCGCTAGCATACGCCTGGACCAACTGCATGTTCTCTTTCTACTTCAACTAGCGTTTCTCGACACTCTGACTGCGCCTGACCTATCCATGCTCGATATCTCGGACCAAATGCTCTCCCTCGTAGTGGACGCAATTCTTCTACGAGATCAGCTGGTGAACTCTGGAACAGGGCTCGTGTGGAAG ATCGCTCACTTCGGCCTGCCGGCTGCAGGCATTATCCTCCTTTCAATGCTTAAACAACACCGCACACTAACCGAAGGAAGATCCTCATGGTCCAAAACCATACTTAATCTCGGTATCTTTGTCGCGCAGGTTCAAGTTGGGAGCATCGTTCGTCGTGGAGATCCGAATTACGCCTTGATATCCAAAGCGACACAGACTATCGAGCGCTTCCTTGATTCTATACACCGTGAAGGAATGCAATCCCCGACGCAATTAACATCGCATCCAGGAGAAACTGGCGACTGGGCTGCTTTTTTCACCCAGGATCTGTGTGATTTCGAAACTGACTTTTGGGAGAATCTCGCATACCATCCATCTTTGCTGGCTTCGGACCCTAGTTTGCCTCAAATATCGTAG
- a CDS encoding Major facilitator superfamily domain, general substrate transporter gives MDEKSSEGAPHYEHGIPAKKEQDEAANPDTPERRRAIGINVVENPLTRSSKEQAIVDARAYAEWHNMSEYADLFGRAAVVARSPKEFPSAPELDEEERTALAYERDHKWHGPFMLWYSIGLCAIGAATQGWDQTGSNGANLSFPEEFGIASKGKDEWIVGIVNSIIFLTAGLIGAWIVDPLNHYLGRRGEIFVTALCLTATPIGSGFSKSWQGLFAARFVMGIGIGAKNATVPIYSAEMAPARTRGIFLGFAANVIVKDVKDIAWRLQLGSAFIPSFILSIGIFFCPESPRWLMKHNRHAEGFQSMLRLRAHPIIAARDFYYSYIIYEEELKEARGAGYFSRLWDCFAVPRIRRANYGASTVMIAQQMCGINIISFYSSTIFRDVGYTEDQALYASLGYGAIQVVATIPTLFLIDTKGRRSLTLITFPFMCIFLLAGGLSLLNKTENHAAMIAPVALFVYLFTIAYSLGEGPVAFQYSAEVFPTIQREQGMAWAVCINNTFAGVLSLTFPRMTTVMTRTGAFGFYAGLNLLAWFMIFCFVRETKQLTLEELDRIFGADQEVHSL, from the exons ATGGATGAAAAATCGTCTGAGGGTGCTCCTCACTATGAGCATGGAATCCCCGCTAAGAAAGAGCAGGATGAGGCGGCCAATCCTGATACACCTGAGCGTCGTCGGGCTATCGGAATCAACGTCGTTGAGAATCCGTTGACG CGCAGCTCCAAGGAGCAAGCTATTGTCGATGCCCGAGCATACGCCGAGTGGCATAATATGAGCGAGTACGCCGATCTATTTGGCAGGGCTGCTGTAGTTGCGCGGAGCCCTAAGGAATTTCCCTCGGCCCCTGAGCTTGATGAAGAGGAACGCACCGCACTCGCATACGAGAGGGACCATAAATGGCACGGTCCCTTTATGCTCTGGTATTCAATTGGGCTGTGTGCTATTGGAGCTGCCACACAAGGATGGGATCAGACTGGATCCAACGGCGCCAACTTGTCTTTTCCGGAGGAGTTCGGTATTGCGAGTAAAGGAAAAGATGAATGGATTGTGGGAATCGTCAACTCGATTATTTTCTTGACTGCTGGTCTTAT TGGTGCTTGGATAGTCGATCCGCTTAATCACTACTTGGGCCGACGTGGTGAGATTTTCGTTACTGCTCTCTGTCTCACTGCCACACCAATCGGCTCTGGTTTCTCAAAGTCGTGGCAAGGGCTCTTTGCTGCGCGCTTTGTGATGGGCATCGGAATTGGCGCAAAGAACGCCACGGTGCCCATTTACTCAGCAGAGATGGCACCGGCTAGAACCAGAG GAATTTTCTTGGGCTTTGCTGCCAACGTCATTGTCAAAGATGTCAAAGATATTGCTTGGCGTCTTCAACTCGGTTCCGCGTTTATTCCATCTTTCATCCTCAGCATTGGAATTTTTTTCTGTCCCGAGTCTCCTCGCTGGCTCATGAAGCACAACAGACACGCCGAAGGATTTCAGTCAATGTTGCGCTTACGAGCTCATCCAATTATCGCAGCGAGAGATTTCTATTATTCATACATTATCTATGAAGAGGAACTCAAGGAGGCCCGAGGCGCAGGCTATTTCTCCCGTTTGTGGGACTGTTTCGCCGTTCCGAGAATTAGACGGGCTAACTATGGCGCCTCCACGGTTATGATTGCGCAGCAAATGTGCGGTATCAACA TCATTTCGTTCTACAGCTCAACGATCTTTCGGGATGTCGGCTACACAGAAGACCAGGCCTTGTATGCGTCTCTTGGATACGGTGCTATCCAGGTCGTGGCCACAATCCCTACTTTGTTCCTAATCGACACCAAAGGCCGAAGAAGTCTGACTTTGATT ACATTCCCCTTCATGTGCATCTTTCTACTAGCCGGTGGTCTCTcgcttttgaacaagacaGAAAACCATGCTGCAATGATTGCACCAGTTGCCTT GTTTGTGTATCTGTTTACTATCGCCTACTCACTAGGTGAAGGCCCCGTCGCTTTTCAATACTCTGCTGAGGTATTCCCGACCATTCAGCGAGAGCAAGGAATGGCGTGGGCCGTTTGTATCAACAACACTTTTG CTGGCGTCCTTAGTTTAACTTTTCCTCGAATGACGACTGTGATGACAAGGACCGGTGCAT TTGGTTTTTATGCTGGTCTGAACCTCCTAGCATGGTTTATGATTTTCTGCTTTGTGAGGGAGACCAAGCAGCTGACTCTAGAAGAATTGGATC GTATTTTCGGTGCCGACCAAGAAGTTCATTCACTATGA
- a CDS encoding ATPase, AAA-type, core produces MSDSDSDSLPQRRSAREHAQWMTKGALVRDDSDDELGVEDLPWDWIYDTSEETIQEPETKDDTPAKRSRRRSVRPARQKRKIVGAKMGQFQCKVGDVILLKSPEAGKDWVGIITEFLEEEDENEEDEIVKSAHIMWFASPGEFMGTRNKCRTDALPNEQYITLDFNSNPLTSISGKGAVMSQSAFSAKYPNGPPKNKTELTEYNKCIVCRRGVNQVQGRYTDEFIWEQVYNKDNIHHLINCVRDGLKSSRKRKAADDEYVDTKETTAPTTPRKRQRLAATNATPQSQRKRALMTPTHKRIIVKKPLEFTPLGTRVLSPTHFDSPYRQARNLLHVSTVPDSLPCRKTEFNTVYNHLSAAIMEGTGACIYISGTPGTGKTATVREVVAQLNGAVHEEEMDDFIFVEINGMKVTDPHQSYSLLWEALKGDRVSPSHALDLLEREFSNPSPRRVSCVVLMDELDQLVTKNQSVMYNFFNWPALRHSRLIVLAVANTMDLPERTLSNKISSRLGLTRITFPGYRHTDLMEIISTRLASVPGNIVDPDAVQFASRKVAAVSGDARRALDICRRAVEIAEQAADEVAAADEAKDETESMPPTPSKTSARRNKAITAKAAGESAVAKLPTKGQPGRVTIATIKQAIHEATSTPLQQSLRCLPLSGKLFLAALLARVHRTGLSESTFGDVLDEARRIADAAVAVAGAAGAGVKDFLLGGGPSARVRSLGHAAMSLMNSGILALEQGSSSKGVLGGTTIPTRGDRSSKVRLRVAAEDVRSAFRDDAEAKGFGLGTEQ; encoded by the exons ATGAGCGACAGCGATTCAGACTCTTTGCCTCAGAGGCGCAGTGCTCGTGAGCATGCCCAATGGATGACCAAGGGAGCTCTAGTTCGAGACGATTCCGATGATGAGCTAGGCGTCGAAGACCTTCCGTGGGACTGGATTTACGACACAAGTGAAGAGACTATTCAGGAACCCGAGACTAAGGATGATACCCCGGCAAAACGCAGCCGAAGACGGTCTGTTCGTCCCGCCCGCCAAAAACGGAAAATCGTTGGCGCGAAGATGGGTCAATTCCAATGCAAAGTGGGCGATGTGATACTCTTGAAGTCCCCTGAAGCTGGAAAGGACTGGGTTGGCATTATTACAGAATttttggaagaagaagacgaaaaCGAAGAAGACGAGATTGTCAAATCTGCCCATATTATGTGGTTTGCATCTCCCGGCGAATTCATGGGCACGAGGAACAAGTGCCGGACCGACGCCTTGCCCAACGAACAGTACATCACACTCGATTTCAACAGCAACCCTTTGACATCAATCAGCGGCAAAGGGGCAGTCATGTCGCAGAGCGCCTTCAGTGCCAAATACCCCAACGGCCCTCCAAAGAACAAGACCGAATTGACGGAATACAACAAGTGTATTGTTTGTCGACGAGGCGTAAACCAAGTTCAAGGACGCTATACCGATGAGTTTATCTGGGAGCAGGTCTACAATAAAGACAACATTCACCATCTGATCAATTGTGTCAGGGATGGCTTGAAGTCTTCCAGAAAACGCAAGGCTGCGGACGATGAA TATGTTGATACTAAAGAGACCACAGCTCCTACAACCCCGAGAAAAAGGCAGCGACTAGCAGCAACCAATGCAACGCCGCAATCACAGCGTAAGAGGGCACTGATGACTCCGACTCATAAACG GATCATTGTGAAAAAACCACTTGAATTCACTCCTCTGGGTACCCGTGTCCTCTCACCCACACATTTCGACTCTCCCTACCGTCAAGCTCGGAATTTGCTACACGTCTCCACTGTTCCAGACTCATTACCGTGCCGGAAGACCGAGTTCAACACTGTGTACAACCATCTTAGCGCTGCGATTATGGAGGGCACAGGCGCTTGTATCTACATTTCCGGTACCCCAGGCACTGGCAAGACTGCCACGGTGCGTGAGGTAGTTGCGCAGCTAAACGGTGCTGTGCATGAAGAAGAGATGGATGATTTCATCTTTGTCGAGATTAACGGCATGAAAGTCACCGATCCGCATCAATCTTACTCATTACTATGGGAAGCCTTGAAGGGCGACCGAGTCTCACCTTCCCACGCACTGGATCTTCTTGAAAGAGAATTCTCAAATCCCTCCCCTCGCCGAGTTTCTTGTGTTGTGCTCATGGATGAGTTGGATCAGCTTGTCACAAAGAACCAGTCCGTCATGTACAATTTCTTCAACTGGCCTGCTCTCCGCCACTCGCGCCTCATTGTCCTGGCGGTCGCAAACACCATGGATCTTCCTGAAAGAACCTTAAGCAATAAGATCTCCAGTCGCCTCGGTTTAACCCGTATCACATTTCCAGGATACCGTCACACAGATCTGATGGAAATTATCAGTACCCGCTTGGCCAGTGTGCCGGGCAATATCGTTGACCCAGACGCCGTCCAATTCGCAAGTCGCAAAGTAGCCGCCGTCAGCGGTGATGCCCGACGAGCTTTGGACATCTGCCGTCGAGCCGTTGAAATCGCCGAGCAAGCAGCCGACGAGGTCGCTGCCGCAGATGAGGCAAAAGACGAGACAGAATCAATGCCTCCAACACCCAGCAAAACTTCCGCCCGGCGTAACAAGGCTATCACAGCCAAAGCAGCCGGGGAATCAGCTGTCGCTAAACTTCCTACGAAGGGCCAACCGGGGCGCGTCACCATCGCCACTATCAAGCAAGCCATTCACGAAGCTACATCAACTCCACTCCAGCAATCCTTGCGCTGTCTCCCGCTATCAGGAAAGCTCTTCCTCGCCGCTCTCTTGGCCCGCGTTCACCGGACAGGACTTTCGGAATCTACATTCGGCGACGTCCTTGATGAAGCCCGTCGCATCGCCGATGCAGCCGTAGCCGTTGCTGGAGCCGCTGGCGCTGGCGTGAAAGATTTCTTGCTTGGTGGAGGCCCCAGTGCTCGCGTGCGGAGTCTGGGTCATGCGGCCATGTCACTCATGAACTCGGGTATCCTGGCGCTGGAGCAAGGATCTAGCTCGAAAGGCGTGCTGGGGGGTACTACGATTCCCACTCGCGGTGACCGCAGTAGTAAAGTTCGGCTGAGGGTTGCGGCCGAAGATGTCAGGTCAGCTTTCAGGGACGATGCTGAGGCTAAAGGCTTTGGTTTGGGTACCGAGCAGTGA
- a CDS encoding Proteasome regulatory particle subunit (Nas6), putative — translation MDSDQKFALHEAAREGRNEVVESLLNANPKSAFVKDDDERLPIHWAAAYNRVSVVELLVAMKDFDPDVEDGSGWTPLMIAASLKDAAGDATIDLLLRKGADVSIKSNTGQNALHFASSKANISTVRTLLANKCSARVKDKRGQLPLHRAAAVGSVPILKTLLEDGKSPVNATDGDGFTALHHAISEGHGPAAILLLKSGAEAEKRDSDGKLAIELVPDDKVKQYILRTAEKEGIELP, via the exons ATGGATTCCGATCAGAAGTTCGCCCTGCACGAGGCTGCCCGAGAAGGAAGAA acgaggttgttgaatcGTTGCTCAAC GCAAACCCAAAATCTGCATTCGTGAAAGACGATGATGAGCGTCTTCCAATCCACTGGGCTGCGGCCTACAATCGAGTATCGGTCGTGGAATTGCTAGTCGCTATGAAGGATTTCGACCCAGATGTAGAA GATGGATCTGGTTGGACGCCTCTTATGATTGCAGCGAGCCTAAAAGACGCTGCAGGCGACGCAACGATCGACCTATTACTGCGCAAAGGAGCTGATGTCTCTATCAAAAGCAACACTGGACAG AATGCGCTACACTTCGCGAGTTCCAAGGCTAATATTTCCACCGTCCGCACCTTGCTTGCCAACAAATGTAGCGCGAGAGTCAAGGATAAACGTGGCCAACTTCCCCTACACAGAGCAGCTGCAGTGGGATCTGTGCCCATCTTGAAAACTCTCTTGGAAGATGGTAAGAGTCCTGTCAATGCAACGGATGGGGACGGTTTCACGGCACTTCACCACGCTATCTCTGAGGGACATGGACCCGCCGCTATATTATTGTTAAAATCTGGAGCGGAAGCGGAAAAGAGAGATAGTGACGGTAAACTAGCGATTGAGCTAGTTCCAGATGACAAG GTCAAGCAATACATCTTACGGAcggcagagaaagaaggaatAGAACTCCCTTGA
- a CDS encoding Pre-mRNA-splicing factor prp46 yields MDYIPPHSANDAVRMSAKRTAELFGAEYLMVTPSTLTDGSIGVSYRRKAEYEDIIELPRALAEKQAKATAGRTKRPKIQAQKPADGSGSSMSLVRRPSGTGAGAAGVGEQPTSLIQRPSATKQQRPEWHAPWKLMRVISGHLGWVRALAVEPNNQWFASGAGDRTIKIWNLATGALRLTLTGHISTVRGLAVSPRHPYLFSCGEDKMVKCWDLETNKVIRHYHGHLSGVYTLALHPRLDLLVTGGRDGVCRVWDMRTRSNVHVLGGHKGTVADIKCQDADPQIISGSLDSTVRLWDLAAGKSMGVLTHHKKGVRNLAIHPTEFTFASASTGSIKQWMCPKGDFMQNFDGQNSVINSLAVNDENVLFSGGDDGSMSFWDWKTGHRFQSLETTAQPGSLEAEAGIMASTFDRTGLRLITGEADKTIKIWKQDEEATPETHPLTWAPTLGRQRY; encoded by the coding sequence ATGGATTACATCCCACCCCATTCCGCCAATGACGCTGTGCGCATGTCCGCAAAGCGTACCGCCGAGCTCTTTGGTGCCGAATACCTGATGGTCACACCCTCAACTCTGACCGACGGTTCGATCGGTGTTTCATACAGACGGAAGGCAGAGTATGAAGATATTATCGAGCTACCCCGAGCTCTTGCAGAGAAACAGGCGAAGGCTACAGCCGGCCGGACAAAACGGCCGAAGATTCAGGCGCAGAAACCCGCAGACGGTAGTGGCTCTTCCATGTCACTCGTGAGGCGGCCATCAGGCACAGGAGCGGGGGCGGCTGGTGTTGGGGAGCAGCCTACAAGTTTGATCCAGAGGCCGTCGGCTACCAAGCAACAGCGACCCGAGTGGCACGCGCCTTGGAAGCTGATGCGCGTCATTTCAGGACACCTGGGATGGGTGCGAGCTTTGGCAGTGGAGCCGAACAACCAGTGGTTTGCTAGTGGAGCAGGAGATCGGACAATCAAGATTTGGAATTTGGCGACGGGTGCATTACGACTCACTCTCACCGGTCACATCTCCACCGTCCGTGGCTTGGCAGTCTCACCCCGGCATCCGTACCTTTTCTCGTGCGGTGAAGATAAGATGGTTAAATGTTGGGATCTGGAAACCAATAAAGTCATTCGACACTACCATGGTCACCTCAGCGGTGTTTATACACTGGCCCTTCACCCTCGTCTCGATCTGTTAGTCACGGGTGGTCGTGACGGCGTGTGCCGAGTCTGGGATATGCGAACGCGAAGCAACGTGCATGTTCTTGGCGGGCACAAGGGCACTGTCGCCGACATCAAATGCCAAGATGCCGACCCTCAGATTATTTCCGGCTCGCTGGACTCCACAGTTCGGCTGTGGGATTTGGCCGCTGGTAAGAGCATGGGCGTTCTGACGCACCACAAGAAGGGTGTTCGCAACCTCGCCATTCACCCCACCGAGTTTACATTTGCCAGTGCTAGTACCGGCAGCATCAAACAGTGGATGTGCCCCAAGGGCGATTTCATGCAAAACTTCGACGGCCAAAACTCTGTCATCAACTCTCTTGCCGTCAACGACGAGAATGTTCTCTTCTCTGGCGGCGACGATGGTTCCATGTCCTTCTGGGATTGGAAGACTGGTCACCGCTTTCAATCTTTGGAAACTACCGCACAGCCCGGCTCTCTTGAAGCCGAAGCCGGCATCATGGCTTCTACCTTTGACCGTACTGGTTTGCGTCTTATTACGGGCGAAGCTGATAAGACCATCAAGATTTGGAAGCAAGACGAAGAGGCTACCCCTGAGACGCACCCTCTGACTTGGGCCCCGACTCTCGGGAGACAGCGGTACTAG
- a CDS encoding TATA element modulatory factor 1 TATA binding family protein, translating to MEPVPQSYENDWERFNAKSWELPNYGPGPDFDRGTIYRQDSDDWAGYKGPDYHVEDDLEDVNYDSPAVDYPPQPTTTKGPVTEQVILRHKKGQYSMSMSPKRAVPKCSPDSHITRHLISNWANIPLSEGAILADRDHGVSPKKAVIIQVLRNTDLIIYLSHQGKMTLIPRQSGARAFLQMLLIVCLTSVKYFKQSEQVTSGETSSIDFRQTIIEATGAYVRISAGNAKLVHIWGQRNQVLAAQNMLQGMLNRLMQQFALPKASRWAKIHAHSNTKVAHARSQEYHDERLSEMRKPPRIVADYTLAFLWPSDGPSLSYFITAQRELLDFIRLKYDAKIYIKPGIPDCLFMSGSDERDMYIIAARFRELWERLMVQHETEIRLFLVAAPRTELMRTHVILQKFGQLSRPALCGPQLAPDVAATWMTTAEEIKAKNRSIVTTGLREALNVIPQFRGFLQMRAKFGSFALQQWRRPKDGISYEFSEFHEMLTHTNTEGRLVPGIRLQQDEIFDRIMKSDFLKPWGNAKTKSLLSLMPRYSANFEYQVNNDLVIHVEAKFSLPLGSQEFEVNGIRCFRSKQIGAPVDHQTPIQISMIDFERSDWQLEVKAFELCPEREMPPELDKFMRSISFQWNPNAKSIGCAPQRKARFSYGLPVKRFVEKASIQLQVKSSPHVFELARFDEYIYAAGHWPITPKVSWGAWLFNPIWDDILCEQADLEISKDGCLSVFFPPLGDDQEQKDRQKPVDEIRKNAEIRKIDEEKQLGAFMSVVQQTARMLANSDTEMPEVLEIDLGSLF from the exons ATGGAGCCTGTGCCCCAGTCTTACGAGAATGA CTGGGAGCGTTTCAATGCCAAAT CATGGGAACTGCCCAACTACGGCCCCGGTCCAGACTTTGACCGGGGGACCATCTACCGCCAGGACTCTGACGACTGGGCGGGATATAAAGGTCCTGATTATCATGTCGAGGATGATTTGGAGGATGTGAATTATGATTCCCCTGCTGTTGACTATCCGCCGCAACCCACAACTACAAAGGGGCCCGTAACTG AGCAGGTCATTCTCAGGCACAAGAAGGGCCAATACTCAATGAGCATGAGCCCCAAACGAGCAGTTCCCAAATGTTCGCCCGACAGCCACATCACCCGGCACTTGATCTCAAATTGGGCCAACATCCCCCTGTCAGAGGGGGCCATTCTGGCCGATCGCGATCACGGGGTCAGCCCAAAAAAGGCAGTAATAATTCAAGTCCTTCGCAACACAGACCTAATTATCTATCTATCGCACCAGGGCAAAATGACTCTTATTCCAAGGCAAAGTGGCGCAAGGGCTTTTCTCCAGATG CTTCTTATCGTTTGCCTTACGAGTGTCAAGTATTTCAAGCAAAGTGA GCAAGTGACTTCCGGAGAAACTTCCAGCATCGACTTCCGCCAAACAATTATCGAGGCTACTGGTGCCTATGTGAGGATAAGTGCAGGAAATGCCAAA CTGGTGCACATCTGGGGCCAGCGAAATCAGGTTTTGGCGGCCCAGAACATGCTTCAGGGTATGTTGAATCGGTTAATGCAGCAGTTCGCTTTGCCTAAAGCATCACGCTGGGCCAAGATACATGCGCACTCAAATACGAAGGTTGCCCATGCCCGGTCGCAGGAATACCACGACGAAAGATTATCCGAGATGCGAAAGCCACCTAGAATTGTCGCGGATTATACT CTTGCGTTCCTTTGGCCTTCGGATGGCCCCTCACTAAGCTACTTTATTACTGCCCAACGCGAGCTCCTCGATTTCATTCGCTTGAAATATGACGCGAAAATCTACATCAAGCCTGGTATTCCAGACTGCCTTTTCATGTCTGGGAGTGATGAGCGGGACATGTACATCATTGCAGCTCGATTCCGGGAGCTGTGGGAAAGGCTAATGGTCCAGCACGAGACGGAAATCAGGCTGTTCCTTGTTGCGGCACCCCGGACAGAGCTTATGAGAACCCACGTCATCCTACAAAAGTTTGGTCAGCTCTCAAGACCTGCTCTCTGCGGACCACAATTGGCCCCAGACGTAGCGGCAACCTGGATGACCACTGCGGAAGAGATCAAGGCTAAGAATAGGAGCATTGTTACCACCGGCCTTAGGGAAGCACTGAATGTGATTCCTCAATTTCGAGGATTCCTGCAAATGCGAGCAAAGTTCGGTTCGTTCGCGCTACAACAGTGGCGCAGGCCGAAAGATGGCATTTCGTATGAGTTCTCAGAGTTTCACGAGATGCTTACCCATACAAACACTGAAGGGCGTTTGGTTCCGGG AATCCGATTGCAGCAAGATGAGATCTTCGATCGAATCATGAAATCAGACTTTCTTAAGCCCTGGGGAAACGCCAAAACTAAATCTCTCTTGAGCCTGATGCCTAGATATTCCGCCAACTTTGAGTATCAGGTGAACAATGATTTGGTGATCCACGTCGAAGCAAAATTTTCGCTTCCTCTTGGCTCCCAGGAGTTTGAAGTCAACGGAATCCGCTGTTTCAGATCAAAACAGATTGGTGCTCCTGTTGATCATCAGACGCCAATCCAGATCAGCATGATTGACTTTGAAAG GTCCGACTGGCAACTCGAGGTGAAGGCTTTTGAACTCTGCCCTGAAAGGGAGATGCCCCCCGAGCTAGATAAATTCATGCGTTCAATAAGTTTCCAATGGAACCCAAATGCAAAGAGCATTGGATGTGCCCCTCAGCGCAAGGCGAGGTTCTCCTATGGTTTGCCAGTGAAGAGATTTGTTGAAAAGGCCTCAATTCAGCTCCAAGTCAAAAGTTCACCGCATGTATTCGAGCTCGCCCGATTCGACGAGTACATTTACGCGGCTGGTCACTGGCCGATTACCCCGAAAGTCTCCTGGGGTGCATGGCTGTTCAATCCTATTTGGGATGATATACTGTGTGAACAGGCTGATCTGGAAATTTCTAAAGATGGGTGTCTGTCGGTGTTTTTTCCCCCACTGGGGGATGATCAGGAGCAGAAGGACAGACAGAAACCGGTCGATGAGATCCGCAAGAATGCCGAAATCCGAAAGATAGACGAGGAGAAGCAGCTGGGTGCTTTCATGAGCGTTGTCCAGCAGACTGCGCGGATGCTGGCGAATTCAGACACTGAAATGCCTGAGGTCCTCGAGATCGATCTTGGAAGTCTGTTCTAG
- a CDS encoding Prefoldin: MSQNAPSSDGAPQGSVNLASLSIPQLRALQTRLTSELEHLTTSHTKLRAAQAKFRDCVRSINDGVTGNEKKGTAGRDEILVPLTSSLYVKGRLTDREKVLVDVGTGFYVEKTASKAVAFYEDKVKGLEANLQELEKIVQAKSSQLRIVEETLRQKMLAEGAPQAATG; the protein is encoded by the exons ATGTCACAAAACGCCCCATCCTCAGACGGAGCTCCCCAAGGCTCAG TCAACCTTGCCTCTCTTTCTATTCCTCAGCTCCGCGCCCTCCAAACCCGCCTCACCTCCGAATTGGAACACCTAACCACCTCTCACACGAAGCTACGCGCCGCGCAGGCCAAGTTCCGCGACTGTGTGCGATCGATCAATGATGGCGTGACCGGGAACGAGAAGAAGGGAACCGCTGGCCGCGATGAGATCCTCGTGCCCCTCACTAGCTCGCTGTACGTCAAGGGCCGCTTGACGGATCGCGAGAAGGTGCTTGTTGATGTCGGAACTGGATTTTATGTCGAGAAG ACTGCTTCTAAGGCGGTTGCGTTCTATGAAGATAAGGTCAAGGGCTTGGAGGCAAACCTGCAGGAGTTGGAGAAGATCGTACAGGCCAAGAGCTCGCAACTGCGTATTGTGGAAGAGA CATTGAGGCAGAAGATGCTCGCAGAAGGTGCTCCTCAAGCCGCCACGGGCTAA